In Lodderomyces elongisporus chromosome 2, complete sequence, the following proteins share a genomic window:
- the DUR1,2 gene encoding urea amidolyase, with amino-acid sequence MSTIGWTVDDWKKFHFESTPEHSFKLLQNVLGSQKIAPEDPAWISLATEENLRHQWNFLQSKAQKETLPLYGVPIAVKDNIDVKGFETTAACPSFAYKPEQDATTVKLLRDAGAIILGKTNLDQFATGLVGTRSPYGITPNTFNKDYVSGGSSAGSASVVARGIVPLSLGTDTAGSGRVPAALNNIIGLKPTKGVFSCSGVVPACKSLDCVSIFALNLQDAQLTFEIMAKEDGDNDEYSRAMPSNPTLKFSKKPRVAVPTNLVWCGEKENPGLYNKAVDIFTQKVGVEVVPLDIEPLLDLAKCLYEGPWVTERFVAVRDFLATNPPDKDLDPTVMKIVKGGENYSAAACFEFEYKRQRILQKVKKLLKDIDAIIVPTAPLNPTIKEVLAEPIKVNSCQGTYTNFVNLADLSALAIPAGFRKDGQPFGITLLSHKFNDYALLDLASRYLKPYAETVPHFYGALKEKLIESTIHNELHQQVPAIAKDDSIKLAVVGAHLKGYQLHWQLEKVNARFIESTTTSKHYRLYALPKTGPVAKPGLRRVVTDANKNANDDNDDDNNNNNNDNTEGTTNDHVNNGGSCIALEVYSIPRESFGTFISMVPEPLGIGSAELKSGEWVKSFICEEVGYNAPGTVDITSFGGWDNYQKHLKSESEKHKKPFNSVLVANRGEIAVRIIKTLKKLGIKSIAIYSDPDKYAEHALIADVAVPLHGTTAAQTYIDIDKVIKAAKDTGAEAIIPGYGFLSENADFSDRCGKEGIVFVGPSGDAIRKLGLKHSAREIAEAAGVPLVPGSGLVKDSKEAKEIAAKLEYPVMVKSTAGGGGIGLQKVDSEKDIERVFQTVQHQGLSYFGDSGVFLERFVENARHVEIQMLGDGYGNAIAVGERDCSLQRRNQKIIEETPAPDLPEATRQKMRKAAESLGASMKYKCAGTVEYIYDPKRDEFYFLEVNARLQVEHPITEMVTGLDLVEWMLLIAADTPPDFNQKIEVKGASMEARLYAENPVKDFMPSPGQLTEVSFPGWARVDTWVEKGTVVSAEYDPTLAKIIVHGKDRNDALKKLRQALDETKVYGCVTNIDYLRSIANSKMFEEAKVATKVLDSYDYKPRAVEILAPGAYTTVQDYPGRRGYWNIGVPPSGCMDQFSFRLANRIVGNDEKAPGMEITLNGPKLLFHQECVVAVTGGDCPVEVNDEKVNQWEPIQINSGDKLSIGKLTSGCRAYLAIRGGIDVLEYLGSRSTFALGNLGGHNGRVLKLGDVLFLGQPELPSCTLPAPTSAPSSIPKALIPNYNNKIWQIGVTCGPHGSPDFFKPESVAEFFSTTWKVHYNSNRFGVRLIGPKPKWARADGGEAGLHPSNTHDYVYSMGAVNFTGDEPVILTCDGPSLGGFVCEAVVAESELWKVGQVKPGEEIQFVPITYETARRFKHQQDKLVDSLTGALPSLDNESLEHPQTPILHQFQVSEQAPMATYRQAGDRYILVEYGENILDLNKAYRIHKLVEMVKEYKPKGIFELSPGVRSVLVEFTDDVTQTEALNTLIAYEKEIAFTNKWQVKSRVLKLPMAFEDKKTLDAVKRYQETIRSDAPWLPNNVDFIANINGITRDDVKDMLYTARFLVLGLGDVFLGAPCAVPLDPRHRFLGTKYNPSRTFTPNGTVGLGGNYMCIYTMESPGGYQLVGRTVPIWDKLTLGAHSTDKNKPWLLMPFDQIEFYPVTEDEVDKFSEEMNAGKFEIEIVDSVFDHGKYLQWIQANSESIEQFQKSQHGEKLEEFNKLIQISNSELEKNGQNKLSDDEKFSEDAEMVYSEYSGRFWKSLVQVGDEVKSGHPLVVIEAMKTEMMVNAPRDGKVVKIYHKNGDMVDAGDLVVVLE; translated from the coding sequence ATGTCTACTATTGGCTGGACTGTAGACGACTGGAAAAAGTTTCACTTTGAATCCACACCTGAACACTCATTCAAACTTTTACAAAATGTTCTTGGCTCCCAAAAAATAGCTCCTGAGGACCCAGCATGGATCTCTTTGGCCACAGAAGAGAATCTCCGTCATCAATGGaattttttgcaatctAAAGCCCAGAAAGAAACACTACCACTTTATGGTGTCCCCATCGCCGTTAAGGATAACATCGATGTGAAAGGTTTCGAAACCACTGCTGCATGTCCATCATTTGCATACAAACCAGAGCAGGATGCAACAACAGTAAAGCTCTTGCGAGACGCTGGTGCTATCATATTGGGAAAGACCAACTTAGACCAATTTGCTACCGGTTTGGTTGGTACCAGATCTCCTTATGGTATCACTCCAAATACCTTTAACAAAGACTATGTTAGCGGTGGCTCATCGGCCGGATCAGCCTCCGTTGTTGCTAGAGGAATTGTACCGTTGTCATTAGGTACCGACACTGCTGGTTCAGGAAGAGTCCCTGCTGCATTAAACAATATTATTGGGTTGAAGCCAACAAAAGGTGTCTTTTCTTGTAGCGGTGTTGTCCCCGCATGCAAATCATTAGACTGTGTATCGATATTTGCTTTAAACTTACAAGACGCTCAATTGACATTTGAAATCATGGCCAAAGAGGATGGCGACAATGATGAATATTCAAGGGCAATGCCATCCAACCCAACATTGAAATTCTCGAAAAAACCCAGAGTTGCTGTGCCTACCAATTTGGTTTGGTGCGGTGAAAAGGAGAACCCAGGATTGTATAACAAAGCAGTTGACATTTTCACACAAAAAGTTGGCGTCGAGGTTGTTCCATTAGATATCGAACCATTGCTTGATTTAGCAAAGTGTTTATACGAAGGTCCTTGGGTAACGGAAAGATTTGTTGCAGTTAGGGACTTTTTGGCTACAAATCCCCCAGACAAAGATCTTGATCCAACAGTTATGAAGATTGTTAAAGGAGGTGAAAATTattctgctgctgcttgctttgaatttgaatacAAAAGACAACGAATTTTACAAAAAGTCAAGAAACTCTTGAAGGATATCGATGCTATAATTGTGCCAACTGCCCCATTGAACCCAACCATTAAAGAGGTTTTGGCAGAACCAATCAAGGTAAATTCATGTCAAGGTACATACACAAACTTTGTTAACTTGGCCGACTTATCAGCTTTGGCTATCCCAGCCGGTTTCAGAAAAGATGGTCAACCATTTGGTATCACGTTGTTGTCTCATAAATTCAACGATTACGCATTGCTCGATCTAGCAAGTCGTTATCTCAAACCATATGCCGAAACTGTTCCACATTTCTATGGCGCTTTGAAGGAAAAGCTCATTGAGTCTACCATCCACAACGAGTTGCATCAACAAGTACCCGCAATCGCCAAAGACGATCTGATCAAATTGGCAGTTGTTGGTGCTCACCTTAAAGGCTACCAATTGCATTGGCAATTGGAAAAAGTCAATGCGAGATTCATAGAGTCCACAACCACCTCAAAGCATTACAGATTATATGCATTACCCAAGACGGGACCAGTTGCCAAACCAGGTTTGAGAAGAGTTGTTACTGATGCTAATAAAAATGccaatgatgataatgatgatgataataataataataataatgataacaCTGAAGGTACAACAAATGACCATGTAAACAATGGCGGAAGCTGCATCGCTTTGGAAGTTTACTCAATTCCAAGAGAATCATTTGGTACATTTATCAGTATGGTACCCGAGCCATTGGGAATTGGATCAGCTGAATTAAAATCTGGTGAATGGGTCAAGTCTTTTATTTGCGAGGAAGTTGGTTATAATGCCCCAGGAACAGTTGATATTACATCATTTGGTGGTTGGGATAATTACCAGAAACACTTGAAAAGCGAGAGCGAAAAACACAAGAAGCCATTTAATTCTGTGCTAGTTGCCAACAGAGGTGAGATTGCAGTGCGTATCATCAAgactttgaagaaattgggAATCAAGTCTATTGCCATTTACTCAGATCCTGACAAGTATGCCGAGCATGCACTTATTGCTGATGTTGCAGTACCATTACACGGAACCACCGCAGCCCAAACCTACATTGACATTGACAAAGTGATCAAAGCTGCAAAGGACACTGGAGCGGAGGCTATCATCCCAGGTTATGGGTTCCTTTCCGAAAATGCTGATTTTTCAGACAGATGTGGTAAGGAAGGCATAGTGTTTGTTGGTCCATCAGGGGATGCTATTAGAAAATTGGGTCTTAAACATTCTGCTAGGGAAATTGCCGAAGCAGCTGGTGTACCCCTTGTACCTGGTTCCGGATTGGTTAAGGACTCCAAAGAGGCCAAGGAAATTGCTGCTAAATTGGAATACCCAGTGATGGTTAAGTCTACagctggtggtggtggtattggTTTGCAAAAAGTTGACTCTGAAAAGGATATTGAGCGTGTTTTTCAAACCGTACAACACCAAGGATTGTCATATTTTGGTGACTCTGGTGTGTTTTTGGAAagatttgttgaaaatgcAAGACACGTTGAGATCCAAATGCTTGGAGATGGTTACGGAAATGCCATTGCTGTTGGTGAAAGAGATTGTTCattacaaagaagaaaccaaaagatTATTGAAGAGACACCCGCACCAGATTTACCAGAAGCCACTAgacaaaaaatgagaaaagCCGCTGAGAGTTTGGGTGCATCAATGAAGTACAAGTGTGCTGGTACTGTTGAGTACATTTACGATCCCAAGAGAGACGAATTCTACTTTCTCGAAGTGAACGCTAGGCTTCAAGTTGAACACCCAATTACCGAGATGGTTACCGGGCTCGACTTGGTTGAGTGGATGCTTTTGATTGCAGCCGATACTCCACCTGACTTTAATCAAAAGATTGAAGTTAAAGGTGCCTCAATGGAAGCTAGATTATACGCTGAAAATCCAGTGAAAGATTTCATGCCTTCGCCGGGCCAACTTACTGAAGTTTCTTTCCCTGGCTGGGCCAGAGTTGATACTTGGGTTGAAAAAGGTACAGTTGTTTCTGCTGAATATGATCCAACTTTGGCCAAGATTATTGTGCACGGTAAAGATAGAAACGACGCATTAAAGAAATTGCGCCAAGCATTGGATGAAACCAAGGTTTATGGTTGTGTTACAAACATTGACTATCTCCGTTCAATTGCAAACTCCAAGATGTTTGAAGAAGCTAAAGTTGCTACTAAAGTATTGGATTCGTACGATTACAAGCCACGTGCAGTAGAAATTTTAGCTCCAGGTGCCTACACAACAGTTCAAGATTATCCTGGTAGAAGAGGCTACTGGAATATTGGTGTTCCACCTTCGGGATGTATGGATCAGTTCTCGTTCAGATTGGCTAATCGAATTGTTGGTAATGATGAGAAGGCTCCAGGTATGGAAATCACACTTAACGGACcaaagttgttgtttcaCCAAGAatgtgttgttgctgttacAGGTGGTGACTGTCCGGTTGAAGttaatgatgaaaaagttAATCAATGGGAACCAATTCAAATCAATAGCGGTGACAAATTGTCCATTGGCAAATTGACTTCGGGTTGCAGAGCATATCTTGCCATCAGAGGTGGTATTGATGTCTTGGAGTACTTGGGTTCGAGGTCAACATTTGCATTGGGTAATCTTGGAGGTCACAATGGACGTGTATTGAAATTGGGAGACGTGCTTTTCCTTGGACAACCAGAATTGCCAAGCTGTACATTGCCAGCACCTACTTCTGCGCCATCATCAATCCCCAAAGCATTGATTCCAAACTACAACAATAAAATTTGGCAGATTGGTGTTACATGTGGTCCACATGGTTCCCCAgattttttcaaaccaGAATCCGTTGCTGAGTTCTTTTCAACCACATGGAAAGTTCATTACAATTCCAACAGATTTGGTGTGAGATTAATTGGTCCTAAACCTAAATGGGCTAGAGCCGATGGTGGTGAGGCTGGTTTGCATCCTTCAAACACTCACGACTATGTCTACTCCATGGGTGCAGTCAACTTTACTGGTGATGAGCCTGTTATCTTGACATGTGATGGTCCAAGTTTGggtggttttgtttgtgaagctgttgttgctgagaGCGAGTTATGGAAGGTTGGTCAAGTTAAACCTGGCGAAGAGATTCAATTTGTACCAATCACATATGAAACAGCAAGAAGATTCAAGCATCAACAAGATAAACTCGTGGACTCATTGACTGGAGCATTGCCTTCATTGGACAACGAGAGTTTGGAGCATCCACAAACACCAATCTTACATCAATTCCAAGTTTCTGAACAAGCTCCAATGGCTACATATCGTCAAGCTGGTGATCGCTACATTCTTGTTGAGTATGGTGAAAACATTCTCGATTTGAACAAAGCATACAGAATTCACAAATTGGTGGAGATGGTTAAGGAGTACAAGCCAAAAGGTATTTTTGAATTGTCTCCCGGTGTTAGGTCAGTATTGGTTGAATTCACTGATGATGTTACTCAAACCGAGGCTTTAAACACTTTGATTGCTTATGAGAAGGAAATTGCATTTACAAACAAATGGCAGGTTAAGTCTAGAGTCCTTAAATTGCCTATGGCTTTTGAAGACAAAAAGACTTTGGATGCAGTTAAGAGGTATCAAGAAACTATTAGAAGCGATGCTCCATGGTTGCCAAACAATGTTGATTTTATTGCCAACATCAATGGGATCACACGTGATGACGTTAAGGACATGTTGTACACAGCAAGATTCCTTGTTTTGGGTTTGGGTGATGTTTTCCTTGGTGCACCTTGTGCCGTGCCATTGGATCCAAGACACAGATTTTTGGGTACCAAATATAATCCATCTAGAACTTTTACGCCAAATGGTACAGTTGGTCTTGGTGGTAATTACATGTGTATCTACACCATGGAATCTCCAGGTGGATACCAATTGGTTGGTAGAACAGTCCCAATTTGGGACAAGTTGACTCTTGGTGCTCACTCAACCGATAAGAACAAGCCATGGCTCTTGATGCCATTCGACCAGATTGAGTTTTACCCAGTTACCGAAGACGAGGTTGACAAATTTTCCGAGGAGATGAATGCAGGCAAGTTTGAGATTGAGATTGTTGATTCCGTGTTTGACCATGGCAAATACTTGCAGTGGATCCAAGCCAATTCCGAGTCTATTGAGCAATTCCAAAAATCGCAACACGGCGAGAAATTGGAGGAGTTTAACAAATTGATCCAAATCTCCAATAGtgaattggaaaagaatggaCAAAACAAGTTGCTGGATGATGAAAAGTTTTCTGAGGATGCCGAGATGGTGTATTCCGAATACTCTGGTAGATTCTGGAAGAGTCTTGTGCAAGTCGGTGACGAAGTTAAAAGCGGGCACCCATTGGTTGTCATTGAAGCTATGAAAACCGAGATGATGGTAAATGCACCACGTGATGGAAAGGTTGTTAAGATCTACCACAAAAATGGTGACATGGTTGATGCTGGAGATCTTGTAGTGGTTTTAGAGTAA
- the HAT1 gene encoding histone acetyltransferase 1 (BUSCO:EOG09263EVJ), whose translation MSSSDQKPISAAALQPETWTASSNDALKLFVTNEDEAINFRPVFTYPIFGDAETIYGLSRNAEKLDDSDLIDIKETMMKYLPQDTIYKDEIRWVDSIKDEKEKYEIPGEKVDSFKADNLTYEIYKINLKSAQGLELHKRLQVLVLLYIEAGSFIDAEDELWDVYVLYERVEGESEPSVAGFATAYNYWRYPGSAKFDAGETEVRMKISQFIILPMYQGKGLGQAFYTHLYSYWLTKSDVVEIVVEDPNEAFDDMRDRADLKKLAETDSGFDLSKVVANNIDKVWVDETRKKLKLEKRQFSRLLEMVLLYKLKHHLGNISRPDVRKFIKTRLYKKNKEGLDGLEENDRKDKLQTAYQALEEDYFRILGDVKLGSNKRKVEAGEDQHGNNNNNNSSSSKKKKVNGV comes from the exons ATGTCATCCAGTGATCAGAAACCAATATCTGCTGCTGCGTTGCAGCCTGAAACATGGACTGCATCATCAAACGATGCACTCAAGCTATTTGTCACGAATGAAGATGAGGCGATCAATTTCCGTCCGGTGTTTACATATCCCATCTTTGGCGATGCAGAAACGATTTACGG TTTGCTGAGAAATGCTGAGAAACTAGACGATTCTGACTTGATTGATATTAAGGAGACAATGATGAAGTACTTGCCCCAGGACACCATCTATAAGGACGAGATCCGATGGGTGGACTCAATCAAGgatgagaaagaaaagtatgAGATTCCTGGCGAAAAAGTTGACTCATTCAAAGCTGACAACTTGACTTATGAGATTTATAAGATCAACTTGAAGCTGGCCCAGGGGTTGGAGTTGCATAAACGACTTCAGGTTTTGGTCTTGCTCTATATTGAAGCTGGCTCATTCATTGATGCCGAGGACGAGCTCTGGGATGTTTATGTGTTGTATGAAAGAGTTGAGGGTGAAAGTGAACCATCAGTTGCTGGGTTTGCTACCGCATATAATTACTGGAGATACCCTGGATCTGCTAAATTTGATGCTGGGGAGACCGAGGTGCGGATGAAAATTTCGCAATTTATTATACTACCTATGTACCAGGGCAAGGGACTTGGTCAGGCTTTTTACACACATTTGTATAGTTATTGGTTAACGAAAAgtgatgttgttgaaattgttgttgaagatcCTAATGAGGCGTTTGACGATATGAGGGATAGAGCagatttgaagaaattggcGGAGACAGATCTGGGGTTTGATTTGAGCAAAGTAGTTGCAAACAATATCGACAAGGTATGGGTTGATGAGACgagaaaaaagttgaagctTGAAAAAAGGCAATTTTCGAGACTATTGGAGATGGTATTGTTATACAAGTTGAAGCATCACTTGGGGAACATTTCTAGACCCGATGTGCGTAAGTTTATAAAGACGCGGTTgtacaagaagaacaaggaaGGGTTGGATGGTTTAGAAGAGAATGATAGAAAGGATAAGTTGCAGACTGCGTACCAGGCATTGGAAGAGGATTACTTTAGAATACTTGGCGATGTGAAACTAGGTCTGAATAAGCGAAAAGTAGAAGCTGGTGAAGATCAACAtggtaacaacaacaacaacaacagcagcagcagcaaaaagaagaaggtgaACGGTGTATAA
- the LSP1 gene encoding lipid-binding protein — protein MHRTYSLRSSKAPTASQLQSPPPPPSSTKNRFFGSGGLSSSIRKAAAGATGPELSRKLTQFIKMEKNFMRSVEVTSRERKDIARQLSAWGESNEEDISDVTDKLGVLIYEIGELEDQYIDKYDQYRITLKSIRDIEGSVQPSRERKQKITDEIAHLKYKDPQSPKIPVLEQELVRAEAESLVAEAQLSNITREQLKAAFNYQFDATRELAEKYALIAGYGKALLELLDDSAVTPGETRPAYDGYEASKQIIIDAENALANWTLDSAVVKPTLSLHHEYDEDEEGPEEITEAHQHEFNKHDEVSTDGHA, from the coding sequence ATGCACAGAACCTACTCCTTAAGATCGTCAAAGGCCCCAACTGCTTCCCAATTGCAGAGCCCACCACCCCCACCATCATCCACCAAGAACAGATTCtttggtagtggtggtttGTCCTCCTCCATCAGAAAGGCCGCTGCAGGTGCCACCGGCCCTGAGTTGTCCAGAAAATTGACCCAATTCATcaagatggaaaagaaCTTTATGAGATCTGTTGAAGTTACttcaagagaaagaaaagacatTGCTAGACAATTGAGTGCTTGGGGTGAAAGCAACGAAGAAGACATTAGTGACGTCACTGACAAATTGGGTGTTTTGATTTACGAAATTGGTGAATTGGAAGACCAATACATTGACAAATACGATCAATACAGAATCACTTTGAAGTCAATTAGAGACATTGAAGGTTCCGTTCAACCatcaagagaaagaaaacaaaaaatcaCCGACGAAATTGCTCATTTGAAATACAAGGACCCTCAATCCCCAAAAATTCCAGTTTTGGAACAAGAATTGGTTAGAGCCGAGGCTGAATCTTTGGTTGCTGAAGCTCAATTATCCAACATTACTAGAGAACAATTGAAGGCTGCATTCAATTACCAATTTGATGCCACCAGAGAGTTGGCTGAAAAATACGCCTTGATTGCCGGTTACGGTAAGGCCTTGTTGGAGTTGTTGGATGACTCTGCTGTTACTCCAGGTGAGACCAGACCAGCATACGACGGTTACGAAGCATCTAAGCAAATCATCATTGATGCTGAAAACGCTTTGGCTAACTGGACTTTGGACTCAGCTGTCGTCAAGCCAACTTTGTCATTGCACCACGAATATgacgaagacgaagaaggtCCAGAAGAAATCACCGAGGCTCACCAACATGAATTTAACAAGCACGACGAAGTCTCAACCGATGGCCATGCTTAA